A window of the Chrysemys picta bellii isolate R12L10 chromosome 24, ASM1138683v2, whole genome shotgun sequence genome harbors these coding sequences:
- the NBR1 gene encoding next to BRCA1 gene 1 protein isoform X7, with product MRIMMRSLSIVKIAVAQGNQLQMKVYQVNSLPSETSHSCSTQVCEKAGIEKLSIPKDGKRPLSHYSMLAQALGQDLTAERETTAQKKLNQNKAEGTNEKPPEWFTSYLESFREQVVKETVEKLEQKLSEKLILHNQPPDSSSSSTTIAQPAPETQSTPGSQCDWLISCSNCHARIVGIRYQCSVCPAYSICEPCETGTYAHDPNHVLLKLRRPVLCVSETYSVGQFSPRLPATLEQVRLQKQMDKRFLKAEKQRLRAEKKQRKAEVRELKKQLKLHRKIHLWNSVHALELTGSPAIKPESLQPSALRSPVQPCPTVVPTLSAAFVDENLPDGTHIQPGTKFIKHWRMKNTGNVEWSSDTKLKFMWGNLTLGSSEKKDVLVPSLPAGQVGIVSVEFIAPALEGTYASHWRLSHKGEQFGPRVWCSIVVDPSPVTACLERNQKTSSFSLKDKASCRNEAVSSKSEAEGQQAGEGMEQTDLPVPAIPLKIKNIPNEREFYIPSVDLLTAQDLLSFELLDINIVQELERVPHNTPVDMTPCMSPLPHDSPLIEKPGLGQIEEENEGSGFKPVPDAHMVKVKAEHPVNLEEGEEDMSGTQFVCETVIRSLTLDAAPDHKPPQRKKSLQSSLQTLQDTFSYSVKSEEASRTKSNSASKPKEMGSKSQQTEENRFEKLAVSDGANLSGEPSDAEYEEEEDVKDEVQSQMSSASSEDYIIILPECFDTSRPLGESMYSSALSQPSLERVIDTEMEMVIPEGESQPQVHNINDILTTSQTLDAVPLTPEIVSTLPQPQRNPSFLQSHSLQKPNLPFTEEIPSTVPDQIREEPRYEDFPGPRPSRIVNNNKLKCPEYTRHPPGSSIAGGLVKGALSVAASAYKALFAGQAIAEQPTTTEEQTATLLANLCEMGFCDRQLNLRLLKKHNYNVVQVVTELLQINNNDWYSSRY from the exons GTCTCTGTCAATAGTGAAG ATTGCAGTTGCACAAGGAAATCAGCTCCAAATGAAAGTGTATCAAGTAAACTCCCTTCCAAGTGAAACTTCGCATTCCTGTTCCACGCAAGTCTGTGAAAAAGCTGGGATAGAAAAACTGTCCATTCCCAAAGATGGAAAGAGACCTCTCTCACACTATTCCATGCTTGCTCAGGCCTTAGGGCAGGACTTAACGGCTGAAAGGGAAACCACAGCACAG AAAAAGCTAAATCAAAACAAAGCTGAAGGGACCAATGAAAAGCCTCCAGAGTGGTTTACTAGCTACTTGGAATCA TTTAGGGAACAAGTAGTTAAAGAAACTGTTGAGAAACTTGAGCAAAAACTCAGTGAGAAGCTCATCCTTCATAATCAGCCCCCAGACTCATCTAGCAGCTCCACCACAATAGCACAACCTGCTCCAGAGACCCAGTCGACACCAGGCAGCCAGTGTGACTGGCTAATCTCCTGCAGCAACTGCCACGCCCGGATTGTGGGGATCCGCTACCAGTGCAG TGTGTGCCCAGCCTACAGTATCTGTGAACCATGTGAGACAGGGACATATGCACATGATCCTAATCATGTCTTGTTGAAGTTGCGGAGACCTGTTCTATGTGTCTCTGAGACATACAGCGTTGGGCAGTTCTCTCCTCGTCTCCCTGCTACTCTGGAGCAAGTTAG GCTCCAGAAACAGATGGACAAGAGATTTCTGAAGGCAGAAAAGCAAAGACTACGAGCGGAGAAGAAACAGCGCAAGGCTGAAGTCCGAGAGCTCAAAAAGCAGCTCAAGCTGCACAGGAAGATTCACCTGTGGAACTCGGTCCATGCGCTGGAGCTCACGGGCTCCCCCGCTATCAAACCAGAGAGCCTGCAGCCCAGTGCCCTCAG GAGTCCTGTCCAGCCCTGCCCAACCGTTGTCCCTACACTGAGTGCAGCCTTCGTGGATGAGAATTTGCCTGATGGGACTCACATACAACCAGGGACAAAGTTTATCAAGCACTGGCGAATGAAGAACACTGGCAACGTGGAGTGGAGCTCAGACACCAAG CTGAAATTCATGTGGGGAAATCTGACCCTGGGGTCTTCTGAAAAAAAGGACGTGTTGGTGCCATCCCTGCCAGCAGGGCAAGTGGGGATTGTCTCGGTCGAGTTTATTGCTCCTGCTCTAGAAGGGACCTACGCTTCTCATTGGCGGCTGTCACACAAGGGGGAGCAGTTTGGGCCCAGAGTTTGGTGCAGTATTGTTGTGGATCCTTCCCCAGTCACTGCCTGCCTGGAGAGGAATCAGAAGACCTCTAGTTTCAGTCTAAAGGATAAAGCTTCCTGTAGAAATGAG GCGGTTTCTTCAAAATCAGAAGCAGAAGGGCAGCAGGCtggtgaggggatggagcagacaGACTTGCCAGTGCCAGCCATCCCTCTGAAGATTAAAAATATCCCCAATGAGAGAGAGTTTTACATCCCATCAGTTGATCTCCTTACTGCGCAG GATTTGCTGTCCTTCGAGCTGCTGGATATTAACATTGTGCAAGAACTGGAGCGAGTGCCACACAACACTCCTGTTG ACATGACTCCATGCATGTCTCCTCTGCCACATGATAGTCCTCTGATAGAGAAGCCTGGTTTGGGTCAGATagaggaggagaatgaggggAGTGGATTTAAACCAGTACCTG ATGCTCACATGGTGAAAGTGAAGGCTGAACATCCAGTGAACTTGGAAGAAGGGGAAGAAGACATGAGTGGGACTCAGTTTGTATGTGAAACAGTCATACGCTCCCTCACCCTGGATGCTGCACCTGACCACAAACCCCCTCAAAGGAAGAAATCACTGCAGA GCTCCCTGCAAACACTACAAGACACCTTCAGTTACAGTGTAAAAAGTGAAGAGGCtagtaggacaaaaagtaattcCGCTTCCAAACCCAAGGAAATGGGGTCAAAGAGCCAACAGACAGAAGAAAATAGGTTTG AGAAACTTGCAGTGTCTGACGGAGCAAATCTCAGTGGGGAGCCTAGTGACGCAGAgtatgaagaggaggaggatgttaAAGATGAAGTTCAAAGCCAAATGTCCTCTGCTTCTTCAGAGGATTATATCATTATTCTCCCTGAGTGCTTCGATACCAGCCGTCCACTGGGAGAGTCTATGTATAGCTCTGCCCTCTCTCAGCCCAGTTTGGAAAGAGTGATAGACACTGAAATGGAGATGGTGATCCCAGAAGGAGAGAGCCAGCCTCAGGTCCATAATATCAACGATATCTTAACAACTTCACAGACATTGGATGCAGTACCGTTGACCCCAGAGATCGTCAGCACCTTACCCCAGCCACAAAG GAACCCCTCTTTTCTTCAGAGTCATAGTCTCCAAAAACCAAATTTGCCATTTACAGAGGAAATACCGTCCACTGTTCCTGATCAAATAAGAGAAG AGCCCAGATATGAAGACTTTCCTGGACCAAGACCTTCAAGaattgtaaataataataaattgaagTGCCCAGAATACACAAG ACACCCCCCAGGAAGCAGCATTGCAGGAGGGCTGGTTAAAGGAGCGTTGTCtgttgctgcctctgcctacaaAGCACTGTTTGCTGGACAGGCCATTGCAGAACAG CCTACAACTACAGAAGAGCAGACGGCCACTCTCCTAGCCAATCTGTGTGAGATGGGATTCTGTGACAGGCAGTTAAACCTGAGACTGCTGAAGAAACACAACTATAACGTAGTGCAAGTAGTTACCGAATTGCTTCAGATCAATAACAACGACTGGTACAGCAGCAGATATTGA
- the NBR1 gene encoding next to BRCA1 gene 1 protein isoform X6 has protein sequence MRIMMRSLSIVKIAVAQGNQLQMKVYQVNSLPSETSHSCSTQVCEKAGIEKLSIPKDGKRPLSHYSMLAQALGQDLTAERETTAQKKLNQNKAEGTNEKPPEWFTSYLESFREQVVKETVEKLEQKLSEKLILHNQPPDSSSSSTTIAQPAPETQSTPGSQCDWLISCSNCHARIVGIRYQCSVCPAYSICEPCETGTYAHDPNHVLLKLRRPVLCVSETYSVGQFSPRLPATLEQVRLQKQMDKRFLKAEKQRLRAEKKQRKAEVRELKKQLKLHRKIHLWNSVHALELTGSPAIKPESLQPSALRSPVQPCPTVVPTLSAAFVDENLPDGTHIQPGTKFIKHWRMKNTGNVEWSSDTKLKFMWGNLTLGSSEKKDVLVPSLPAGQVGIVSVEFIAPALEGTYASHWRLSHKGEQFGPRVWCSIVVDPSPVTACLERNQKTSSFSLKDKASCRNEAVSSKSEAEGQQAGEGMEQTDLPVPAIPLKIKNIPNEREFYIPSVDLLTAQDLLSFELLDINIVQELERVPHNTPVDMTPCMSPLPHDSPLIEKPGLGQIEEENEGSGFKPVPDAHMVKVKAEHPVNLEEGEEDMSGTQFVCETVIRSLTLDAAPDHKPPQRKKSLQSSLQTLQDTFSYSVKSEEASRTKSNSASKPKEMGSKSQQTEENRFEKLAVSDGANLSGEPSDAEYEEEEDVKDEVQSQMSSASSEDYIIILPECFDTSRPLGESMYSSALSQPSLERVIDTEMEMVIPEGESQPQVHNINDILTTSQTLDAVPLTPEIVSTLPQPQRNPSFLQSHSLQKPNLPFTEEIPSTVPDQIREEPRYEDFPGPRPSRIVNNNKLKCPEYTRHPPGSSIAGGLVKGALSVAASAYKALFAGQAIAEQQPTTTEEQTATLLANLCEMGFCDRQLNLRLLKKHNYNVVQVVTELLQINNNDWYSSRY, from the exons GTCTCTGTCAATAGTGAAG ATTGCAGTTGCACAAGGAAATCAGCTCCAAATGAAAGTGTATCAAGTAAACTCCCTTCCAAGTGAAACTTCGCATTCCTGTTCCACGCAAGTCTGTGAAAAAGCTGGGATAGAAAAACTGTCCATTCCCAAAGATGGAAAGAGACCTCTCTCACACTATTCCATGCTTGCTCAGGCCTTAGGGCAGGACTTAACGGCTGAAAGGGAAACCACAGCACAG AAAAAGCTAAATCAAAACAAAGCTGAAGGGACCAATGAAAAGCCTCCAGAGTGGTTTACTAGCTACTTGGAATCA TTTAGGGAACAAGTAGTTAAAGAAACTGTTGAGAAACTTGAGCAAAAACTCAGTGAGAAGCTCATCCTTCATAATCAGCCCCCAGACTCATCTAGCAGCTCCACCACAATAGCACAACCTGCTCCAGAGACCCAGTCGACACCAGGCAGCCAGTGTGACTGGCTAATCTCCTGCAGCAACTGCCACGCCCGGATTGTGGGGATCCGCTACCAGTGCAG TGTGTGCCCAGCCTACAGTATCTGTGAACCATGTGAGACAGGGACATATGCACATGATCCTAATCATGTCTTGTTGAAGTTGCGGAGACCTGTTCTATGTGTCTCTGAGACATACAGCGTTGGGCAGTTCTCTCCTCGTCTCCCTGCTACTCTGGAGCAAGTTAG GCTCCAGAAACAGATGGACAAGAGATTTCTGAAGGCAGAAAAGCAAAGACTACGAGCGGAGAAGAAACAGCGCAAGGCTGAAGTCCGAGAGCTCAAAAAGCAGCTCAAGCTGCACAGGAAGATTCACCTGTGGAACTCGGTCCATGCGCTGGAGCTCACGGGCTCCCCCGCTATCAAACCAGAGAGCCTGCAGCCCAGTGCCCTCAG GAGTCCTGTCCAGCCCTGCCCAACCGTTGTCCCTACACTGAGTGCAGCCTTCGTGGATGAGAATTTGCCTGATGGGACTCACATACAACCAGGGACAAAGTTTATCAAGCACTGGCGAATGAAGAACACTGGCAACGTGGAGTGGAGCTCAGACACCAAG CTGAAATTCATGTGGGGAAATCTGACCCTGGGGTCTTCTGAAAAAAAGGACGTGTTGGTGCCATCCCTGCCAGCAGGGCAAGTGGGGATTGTCTCGGTCGAGTTTATTGCTCCTGCTCTAGAAGGGACCTACGCTTCTCATTGGCGGCTGTCACACAAGGGGGAGCAGTTTGGGCCCAGAGTTTGGTGCAGTATTGTTGTGGATCCTTCCCCAGTCACTGCCTGCCTGGAGAGGAATCAGAAGACCTCTAGTTTCAGTCTAAAGGATAAAGCTTCCTGTAGAAATGAG GCGGTTTCTTCAAAATCAGAAGCAGAAGGGCAGCAGGCtggtgaggggatggagcagacaGACTTGCCAGTGCCAGCCATCCCTCTGAAGATTAAAAATATCCCCAATGAGAGAGAGTTTTACATCCCATCAGTTGATCTCCTTACTGCGCAG GATTTGCTGTCCTTCGAGCTGCTGGATATTAACATTGTGCAAGAACTGGAGCGAGTGCCACACAACACTCCTGTTG ACATGACTCCATGCATGTCTCCTCTGCCACATGATAGTCCTCTGATAGAGAAGCCTGGTTTGGGTCAGATagaggaggagaatgaggggAGTGGATTTAAACCAGTACCTG ATGCTCACATGGTGAAAGTGAAGGCTGAACATCCAGTGAACTTGGAAGAAGGGGAAGAAGACATGAGTGGGACTCAGTTTGTATGTGAAACAGTCATACGCTCCCTCACCCTGGATGCTGCACCTGACCACAAACCCCCTCAAAGGAAGAAATCACTGCAGA GCTCCCTGCAAACACTACAAGACACCTTCAGTTACAGTGTAAAAAGTGAAGAGGCtagtaggacaaaaagtaattcCGCTTCCAAACCCAAGGAAATGGGGTCAAAGAGCCAACAGACAGAAGAAAATAGGTTTG AGAAACTTGCAGTGTCTGACGGAGCAAATCTCAGTGGGGAGCCTAGTGACGCAGAgtatgaagaggaggaggatgttaAAGATGAAGTTCAAAGCCAAATGTCCTCTGCTTCTTCAGAGGATTATATCATTATTCTCCCTGAGTGCTTCGATACCAGCCGTCCACTGGGAGAGTCTATGTATAGCTCTGCCCTCTCTCAGCCCAGTTTGGAAAGAGTGATAGACACTGAAATGGAGATGGTGATCCCAGAAGGAGAGAGCCAGCCTCAGGTCCATAATATCAACGATATCTTAACAACTTCACAGACATTGGATGCAGTACCGTTGACCCCAGAGATCGTCAGCACCTTACCCCAGCCACAAAG GAACCCCTCTTTTCTTCAGAGTCATAGTCTCCAAAAACCAAATTTGCCATTTACAGAGGAAATACCGTCCACTGTTCCTGATCAAATAAGAGAAG AGCCCAGATATGAAGACTTTCCTGGACCAAGACCTTCAAGaattgtaaataataataaattgaagTGCCCAGAATACACAAG ACACCCCCCAGGAAGCAGCATTGCAGGAGGGCTGGTTAAAGGAGCGTTGTCtgttgctgcctctgcctacaaAGCACTGTTTGCTGGACAGGCCATTGCAGAACAG CAGCCTACAACTACAGAAGAGCAGACGGCCACTCTCCTAGCCAATCTGTGTGAGATGGGATTCTGTGACAGGCAGTTAAACCTGAGACTGCTGAAGAAACACAACTATAACGTAGTGCAAGTAGTTACCGAATTGCTTCAGATCAATAACAACGACTGGTACAGCAGCAGATATTGA
- the NBR1 gene encoding next to BRCA1 gene 1 protein isoform X1, whose amino-acid sequence MEPQVNLSVTFRGETQSFLVSDSSNTTWADVEAMVKVSFDLNNIQIKYMDEDNDEVSVNSEEEYEEALKIAVAQGNQLQMKVYQVNSLPSETSHSCSTQVCEKAGIEKLSIPKDGKRPLSHYSMLAQALGQDLTAERETTAQKKLNQNKAEGTNEKPPEWFTSYLESFREQVVKETVEKLEQKLSEKLILHNQPPDSSSSSTTIAQPAPETQSTPGSQCDWLISCSNCHARIVGIRYQCSVCPAYSICEPCETGTYAHDPNHVLLKLRRPVLCVSETYSVGQFSPRLPATLEQVRLQKQMDKRFLKAEKQRLRAEKKQRKAEVRELKKQLKLHRKIHLWNSVHALELTGSPAIKPESLQPSALRSPVQPCPTVVPTLSAAFVDENLPDGTHIQPGTKFIKHWRMKNTGNVEWSSDTKLKFMWGNLTLGSSEKKDVLVPSLPAGQVGIVSVEFIAPALEGTYASHWRLSHKGEQFGPRVWCSIVVDPSPVTACLERNQKTSSFSLKDKASCRNEAVSSKSEAEGQQAGEGMEQTDLPVPAIPLKIKNIPNEREFYIPSVDLLTAQDLLSFELLDINIVQELERVPHNTPVDMTPCMSPLPHDSPLIEKPGLGQIEEENEGSGFKPVPDAHMVKVKAEHPVNLEEGEEDMSGTQFVCETVIRSLTLDAAPDHKPPQRKKSLQSSLQTLQDTFSYSVKSEEASRTKSNSASKPKEMGSKSQQTEENRFEKLAVSDGANLSGEPSDAEYEEEEDVKDEVQSQMSSASSEDYIIILPECFDTSRPLGESMYSSALSQPSLERVIDTEMEMVIPEGESQPQVHNINDILTTSQTLDAVPLTPEIVSTLPQPQRNPSFLQSHSLQKPNLPFTEEIPSTVPDQIREEPRYEDFPGPRPSRIVNNNKLKCPEYTRHPPGSSIAGGLVKGALSVAASAYKALFAGQAIAEQQPTTTEEQTATLLANLCEMGFCDRQLNLRLLKKHNYNVVQVVTELLQINNNDWYSSRY is encoded by the exons GTCTCTGTCAATAGTGAAG agGAATATGAAGAAGCTCTGAAG ATTGCAGTTGCACAAGGAAATCAGCTCCAAATGAAAGTGTATCAAGTAAACTCCCTTCCAAGTGAAACTTCGCATTCCTGTTCCACGCAAGTCTGTGAAAAAGCTGGGATAGAAAAACTGTCCATTCCCAAAGATGGAAAGAGACCTCTCTCACACTATTCCATGCTTGCTCAGGCCTTAGGGCAGGACTTAACGGCTGAAAGGGAAACCACAGCACAG AAAAAGCTAAATCAAAACAAAGCTGAAGGGACCAATGAAAAGCCTCCAGAGTGGTTTACTAGCTACTTGGAATCA TTTAGGGAACAAGTAGTTAAAGAAACTGTTGAGAAACTTGAGCAAAAACTCAGTGAGAAGCTCATCCTTCATAATCAGCCCCCAGACTCATCTAGCAGCTCCACCACAATAGCACAACCTGCTCCAGAGACCCAGTCGACACCAGGCAGCCAGTGTGACTGGCTAATCTCCTGCAGCAACTGCCACGCCCGGATTGTGGGGATCCGCTACCAGTGCAG TGTGTGCCCAGCCTACAGTATCTGTGAACCATGTGAGACAGGGACATATGCACATGATCCTAATCATGTCTTGTTGAAGTTGCGGAGACCTGTTCTATGTGTCTCTGAGACATACAGCGTTGGGCAGTTCTCTCCTCGTCTCCCTGCTACTCTGGAGCAAGTTAG GCTCCAGAAACAGATGGACAAGAGATTTCTGAAGGCAGAAAAGCAAAGACTACGAGCGGAGAAGAAACAGCGCAAGGCTGAAGTCCGAGAGCTCAAAAAGCAGCTCAAGCTGCACAGGAAGATTCACCTGTGGAACTCGGTCCATGCGCTGGAGCTCACGGGCTCCCCCGCTATCAAACCAGAGAGCCTGCAGCCCAGTGCCCTCAG GAGTCCTGTCCAGCCCTGCCCAACCGTTGTCCCTACACTGAGTGCAGCCTTCGTGGATGAGAATTTGCCTGATGGGACTCACATACAACCAGGGACAAAGTTTATCAAGCACTGGCGAATGAAGAACACTGGCAACGTGGAGTGGAGCTCAGACACCAAG CTGAAATTCATGTGGGGAAATCTGACCCTGGGGTCTTCTGAAAAAAAGGACGTGTTGGTGCCATCCCTGCCAGCAGGGCAAGTGGGGATTGTCTCGGTCGAGTTTATTGCTCCTGCTCTAGAAGGGACCTACGCTTCTCATTGGCGGCTGTCACACAAGGGGGAGCAGTTTGGGCCCAGAGTTTGGTGCAGTATTGTTGTGGATCCTTCCCCAGTCACTGCCTGCCTGGAGAGGAATCAGAAGACCTCTAGTTTCAGTCTAAAGGATAAAGCTTCCTGTAGAAATGAG GCGGTTTCTTCAAAATCAGAAGCAGAAGGGCAGCAGGCtggtgaggggatggagcagacaGACTTGCCAGTGCCAGCCATCCCTCTGAAGATTAAAAATATCCCCAATGAGAGAGAGTTTTACATCCCATCAGTTGATCTCCTTACTGCGCAG GATTTGCTGTCCTTCGAGCTGCTGGATATTAACATTGTGCAAGAACTGGAGCGAGTGCCACACAACACTCCTGTTG ACATGACTCCATGCATGTCTCCTCTGCCACATGATAGTCCTCTGATAGAGAAGCCTGGTTTGGGTCAGATagaggaggagaatgaggggAGTGGATTTAAACCAGTACCTG ATGCTCACATGGTGAAAGTGAAGGCTGAACATCCAGTGAACTTGGAAGAAGGGGAAGAAGACATGAGTGGGACTCAGTTTGTATGTGAAACAGTCATACGCTCCCTCACCCTGGATGCTGCACCTGACCACAAACCCCCTCAAAGGAAGAAATCACTGCAGA GCTCCCTGCAAACACTACAAGACACCTTCAGTTACAGTGTAAAAAGTGAAGAGGCtagtaggacaaaaagtaattcCGCTTCCAAACCCAAGGAAATGGGGTCAAAGAGCCAACAGACAGAAGAAAATAGGTTTG AGAAACTTGCAGTGTCTGACGGAGCAAATCTCAGTGGGGAGCCTAGTGACGCAGAgtatgaagaggaggaggatgttaAAGATGAAGTTCAAAGCCAAATGTCCTCTGCTTCTTCAGAGGATTATATCATTATTCTCCCTGAGTGCTTCGATACCAGCCGTCCACTGGGAGAGTCTATGTATAGCTCTGCCCTCTCTCAGCCCAGTTTGGAAAGAGTGATAGACACTGAAATGGAGATGGTGATCCCAGAAGGAGAGAGCCAGCCTCAGGTCCATAATATCAACGATATCTTAACAACTTCACAGACATTGGATGCAGTACCGTTGACCCCAGAGATCGTCAGCACCTTACCCCAGCCACAAAG GAACCCCTCTTTTCTTCAGAGTCATAGTCTCCAAAAACCAAATTTGCCATTTACAGAGGAAATACCGTCCACTGTTCCTGATCAAATAAGAGAAG AGCCCAGATATGAAGACTTTCCTGGACCAAGACCTTCAAGaattgtaaataataataaattgaagTGCCCAGAATACACAAG ACACCCCCCAGGAAGCAGCATTGCAGGAGGGCTGGTTAAAGGAGCGTTGTCtgttgctgcctctgcctacaaAGCACTGTTTGCTGGACAGGCCATTGCAGAACAG CAGCCTACAACTACAGAAGAGCAGACGGCCACTCTCCTAGCCAATCTGTGTGAGATGGGATTCTGTGACAGGCAGTTAAACCTGAGACTGCTGAAGAAACACAACTATAACGTAGTGCAAGTAGTTACCGAATTGCTTCAGATCAATAACAACGACTGGTACAGCAGCAGATATTGA